The proteins below come from a single Gimesia alba genomic window:
- the ppk2 gene encoding polyphosphate kinase 2 yields the protein MGSQSGKKSQDPALLPVTYHLKLPKDIVPEEIQQKVKSAEKGYVLCESYPYRMKMDRKKYEREIKPLQIELLKLQKWVKLNRERIVILFEGRDAAGKGGTIKRFMEHLNPRDARIVALPKPTETERGQWYFQRYIQHLPTKGEIVFFDRSWYNRGVVEPVMGFCRPTEHHTFLREAPQFENMLINSGIHLFKLWFSVSREEQFRRFKARETDQLKQWKLSPIDIQGLSLWDEYTKAQNAMFMATDTKACPWTVIRSDDKKRARLNCLRYVLNHLNYPNKDEALVEDYDTQIIGPKEVIYDTSEW from the coding sequence ATGGGTTCCCAGTCCGGAAAAAAATCACAAGACCCCGCTCTCTTGCCAGTCACCTATCACCTGAAACTTCCCAAGGATATTGTGCCGGAGGAAATTCAGCAGAAAGTGAAATCAGCGGAGAAAGGATATGTTCTCTGTGAATCCTATCCCTACCGAATGAAAATGGATCGGAAGAAATATGAACGGGAAATCAAACCGTTACAGATCGAACTCTTGAAGCTGCAAAAATGGGTAAAGTTAAATCGAGAACGAATCGTGATCCTGTTTGAAGGACGTGACGCGGCCGGTAAGGGAGGTACCATCAAACGCTTTATGGAACACTTGAATCCGCGCGATGCGCGGATCGTCGCGTTACCCAAACCGACAGAAACCGAACGGGGCCAATGGTACTTTCAGCGCTACATTCAGCATTTGCCCACCAAAGGGGAAATCGTCTTCTTCGACCGCTCCTGGTATAACCGAGGCGTGGTGGAACCGGTGATGGGTTTTTGCCGCCCTACCGAACACCATACATTTCTCCGCGAAGCGCCGCAGTTTGAAAACATGCTGATCAATTCCGGGATTCACCTGTTTAAGCTCTGGTTCTCAGTCAGCCGTGAAGAACAGTTCCGCCGATTCAAAGCTCGCGAGACCGATCAATTAAAACAATGGAAACTGAGTCCGATTGATATTCAAGGGCTCAGCCTCTGGGACGAATACACCAAGGCTCAGAATGCCATGTTCATGGCCACCGATACCAAAGCCTGTCCCTGGACGGTGATTCGATCAGATGACAAAAAACGCGCTCGCCTGAACTGCCTGCGATACGTGCTGAATCACCTCAATTATCCCAACAAAGACGAGGCCCTGGTCGAAGATTATGACACTCAAATCATCGGGCCGAAAGAAGTCATTTATGATACAAGTGAATGGTAA
- a CDS encoding dual specificity protein phosphatase family protein, protein MNTPDPESVVESAAAPTKNKKFLKISLAVCLMIAAGVLIWEEFLEDRLVAKRWGVVEPGKIYRSGQVSSYLIEPMLRENKIEKVIALNGSDLNKPYLKTEVETARKLKIDHQVLHLIGDGTGDVEDYAEAVAEIMRCEKAGKPVLVHCAAGAQRTGGVVAAYRMLVQKKTPEEAYRELLQYDWKPHKDQALIDYLNQNLAALSKLLEQKIEWYEPPATIPVIGK, encoded by the coding sequence ATGAATACTCCTGATCCGGAATCTGTCGTCGAATCGGCTGCCGCGCCGACCAAGAATAAGAAATTCCTCAAAATCTCACTCGCCGTCTGCTTGATGATTGCCGCCGGCGTCCTGATCTGGGAGGAATTTCTGGAGGATCGACTGGTCGCCAAACGCTGGGGTGTGGTCGAACCGGGCAAAATCTATCGTAGCGGTCAGGTTTCCAGCTACCTGATTGAGCCGATGCTCCGTGAAAATAAAATCGAAAAAGTCATCGCCTTAAACGGAAGTGACTTGAACAAGCCTTATCTCAAGACCGAAGTGGAAACGGCCCGGAAACTGAAAATTGACCATCAGGTCTTACATCTGATTGGAGACGGCACCGGCGATGTAGAAGACTATGCCGAGGCCGTCGCTGAAATCATGCGTTGTGAAAAAGCTGGCAAACCCGTTCTCGTACACTGTGCTGCAGGCGCTCAACGGACTGGCGGCGTTGTCGCCGCATATCGAATGCTGGTTCAAAAGAAGACACCAGAAGAAGCCTATCGCGAACTGTTACAGTACGACTGGAAGCCCCATAAAGACCAGGCGTTGATTGATTATCTCAATCAAAACCTGGCCGCACTTTCCAAACTACTGGAACAGAAAATCGAATGGTACGAACCACCGGCCACGATTCCAGTCATCGGCAAATAG
- the tatC gene encoding twin-arginine translocase subunit TatC has product MKPHSHDLFDESTMSFGDHLEALRIHLWKALIGLAICVVGALFIGHKIVAVVRAPIDAALKEYNLDPVTEEDSEKKEQKTVAELIASLEKQPEQTAETKALQKILLDYQRRIDNLEDKMSEPVTLAVQEAFTTIYLKVSFVAGLVFASPWVIYQIWQFVAAGLYPHERKYVYVYLPISIFLFLGGALFCFYAVFPFVLNFLLGFNKLLGVNPQIRLSEWISFAITLPLMFGLSFQLPLIMLFLERISIFTVKDYKEKSRMAILIISIISMLMTPADPMSMLLMMIPLILLYVLGILMCKYFPSANASPFEAA; this is encoded by the coding sequence ATGAAACCACATTCCCACGATCTATTTGATGAATCCACCATGAGTTTCGGGGATCACCTCGAAGCCCTTCGCATTCACTTGTGGAAAGCGTTGATCGGCCTTGCCATCTGTGTGGTAGGCGCTTTATTTATTGGCCATAAAATTGTCGCCGTTGTCCGTGCTCCCATTGATGCGGCTCTCAAAGAATACAATCTGGATCCTGTGACTGAAGAAGATTCAGAAAAGAAAGAGCAAAAGACGGTCGCTGAACTGATCGCCAGCCTCGAAAAACAACCAGAACAGACAGCGGAAACCAAAGCTCTGCAAAAAATCCTGCTGGATTATCAGCGCCGGATTGATAATCTGGAAGATAAAATGTCAGAGCCGGTCACTCTGGCAGTGCAGGAAGCATTTACCACGATTTATCTGAAAGTCTCCTTCGTTGCAGGCCTGGTATTTGCCAGTCCCTGGGTCATCTATCAGATCTGGCAATTTGTGGCGGCCGGGCTCTACCCGCACGAACGAAAATATGTCTATGTCTATCTCCCCATCAGTATCTTTCTGTTCCTGGGAGGAGCTCTATTCTGTTTTTACGCCGTGTTCCCGTTTGTGCTCAACTTCCTGCTGGGCTTTAACAAACTACTCGGCGTGAATCCCCAGATCCGGCTCTCGGAATGGATCAGCTTCGCGATCACATTGCCGCTGATGTTTGGGCTCAGCTTTCAGTTACCACTAATTATGTTATTCCTGGAACGCATTTCCATATTTACGGTGAAAGACTACAAAGAAAAAAGTCGGATGGCGATTTTGATTATTTCGATTATCTCTATGCTGATGACCCCCGCCGATCCCATGAGTATGCTCCTGATGATGATCCCCTTGATTCTGCTGTATGTACTCGGGATTCTGATGTGCAAATATTTCCCGAGTGCTAACGCCAGCCCTTTTGAAGCAGCTTAA
- the groES gene encoding co-chaperone GroES, which yields MAKKAAKASKGARIVPLGDKVVLKREVAESTTAGGIVLPDSAQDKPQRGEVVAVGDGHVKSDGTKLPLTVKEGDRVIFSPYGGDEIKIGGEEYLLLRESDILATY from the coding sequence ATGGCGAAGAAGGCTGCCAAGGCAAGTAAAGGCGCCCGGATTGTCCCTCTTGGTGACAAAGTCGTTCTGAAAAGAGAAGTCGCAGAATCAACCACCGCCGGTGGAATTGTTCTGCCAGACAGTGCACAGGACAAGCCACAGCGTGGCGAAGTTGTTGCCGTCGGAGATGGACATGTCAAATCAGATGGAACAAAGCTTCCATTGACCGTTAAAGAAGGGGATCGTGTAATTTTCAGTCCCTACGGCGGGGACGAAATTAAAATTGGCGGAGAAGAATATCTGTTGCTCCGCGAAAGTGACATTTTGGCAACTTATTAA
- the groL gene encoding chaperonin GroEL (60 kDa chaperone family; promotes refolding of misfolded polypeptides especially under stressful conditions; forms two stacked rings of heptamers to form a barrel-shaped 14mer; ends can be capped by GroES; misfolded proteins enter the barrel where they are refolded when GroES binds), with protein sequence MAKMIAFDQEAQEAMRRGISKLAKAVRVTLGPKGRNVILEKSFGSPTVTKDGVSVAREIELSDKFEDMGARMVREVASKTSDIAGDGTTTATIMAEAIYNEGLKSVVAGVSPIAMKRGMDKAVDDIVGKLQKMSIECKNKKAISQVGKVASNGDEEIGKILADAMEQVGKDGVITVEEGQSLQTSFEVVEGMQFDRGYLSPYFVTDPQSMSCDLEDAYVLVHEKKISNIKDLVPVLEKVVNAGKPLLIIAEDIEGEALSTLVINKLRGTFRCCAVKAPGYGDRRKAMLQDIAIMVGGQAIFEDLGIQLENLQLSDLGTAKKISVDKDNATIIEGGGKPGEIKSRIEQIRRELENSTSDYDKEKLEERIAKLSGGVAQINVGAATESEMKEKKARVEDALHAVRAAVAEGILPGGGVALLRCSAACKPTGLSQEEKVGYEIILRACRAPLTSIANNAGDDGSVVCEKVSELDGSMGYNAATSKYEDLVKTGIIDPTRVTRSALQNSASVSTLLLTSDALIAEKGKDDHDDDLH encoded by the coding sequence ATGGCAAAGATGATTGCCTTCGATCAGGAAGCTCAGGAAGCAATGCGACGTGGTATCAGCAAGTTGGCGAAAGCCGTTCGCGTGACGCTGGGCCCTAAAGGTCGTAATGTTATTCTGGAAAAGAGCTTTGGCTCCCCCACTGTTACTAAAGACGGTGTTTCTGTTGCCCGCGAAATCGAACTGTCTGACAAGTTTGAAGACATGGGGGCCCGCATGGTTCGCGAAGTGGCCAGCAAAACATCTGATATTGCCGGAGATGGAACCACGACTGCCACAATTATGGCAGAAGCAATCTACAACGAAGGTTTGAAGTCGGTTGTTGCCGGCGTCAGTCCGATCGCAATGAAGCGTGGTATGGACAAAGCGGTCGATGACATTGTGGGAAAACTCCAGAAAATGTCGATCGAGTGCAAAAATAAGAAAGCGATTTCTCAGGTTGGTAAAGTCGCCTCCAATGGCGATGAAGAAATCGGAAAAATTCTGGCAGACGCCATGGAACAGGTTGGCAAAGATGGTGTGATTACCGTTGAAGAAGGCCAGAGCCTGCAGACCAGTTTTGAAGTCGTCGAAGGGATGCAGTTTGACCGCGGTTACCTTTCGCCTTACTTCGTGACCGATCCTCAAAGCATGTCTTGTGATCTGGAAGATGCTTATGTATTGGTTCATGAAAAGAAGATTTCCAACATCAAGGACCTGGTTCCTGTTCTGGAAAAAGTTGTCAACGCCGGCAAGCCGCTGTTGATTATCGCAGAAGACATCGAAGGGGAAGCCCTGTCGACTCTCGTGATCAACAAACTGCGTGGTACGTTCCGCTGCTGTGCCGTGAAAGCACCCGGCTATGGTGATCGTCGTAAAGCGATGCTGCAGGACATTGCCATCATGGTTGGCGGTCAGGCAATTTTCGAAGATCTGGGAATTCAGCTGGAAAATCTGCAGCTTTCTGATCTTGGTACTGCCAAGAAAATTTCTGTCGATAAAGACAACGCCACAATCATTGAAGGTGGTGGAAAGCCTGGGGAAATTAAATCCCGTATCGAACAGATTCGCCGCGAACTGGAAAATTCGACCAGCGATTACGATAAAGAAAAGCTGGAAGAACGAATCGCAAAACTTTCCGGCGGTGTTGCACAAATTAACGTTGGTGCCGCAACTGAAAGTGAAATGAAAGAAAAGAAAGCCCGCGTTGAAGATGCTCTGCACGCTGTTCGTGCTGCTGTGGCAGAAGGTATTCTTCCCGGTGGTGGTGTGGCATTGCTTCGCTGTTCTGCAGCCTGCAAACCGACCGGTCTTTCTCAGGAAGAAAAAGTGGGTTACGAAATTATCCTGCGTGCTTGCCGTGCTCCGCTGACTTCCATCGCCAACAATGCCGGCGATGATGGCAGCGTCGTCTGCGAAAAGGTCTCTGAACTTGATGGCAGCATGGGTTACAATGCTGCCACTTCGAAGTACGAAGACCTGGTCAAGACCGGTATCATCGATCCGACTCGGGTGACACGCTCTGCTCTGCAGAATTCTGCCAGTGTTTCAACATTGCTGCTGACCAGCGATGCTTTGATCGCTGAAAAGGGTAAGGACGATCATGACGACGACCTGCACTAA
- a CDS encoding argininosuccinate synthase: MAREKVVLAYSGGLDTSVAVKWINEKYDMDVITYTCDLGQGRDVDGIKEKAIKTGAVEAVIEDTKNMFVDFFVWPSLMAGTMYEGKYPLATALGRPLIAHRMVEVAKEHGATAVAHGCTGKGNDQVRFDVSFQTLAPQLKIIAPVREWKWTRTEELQYAKEHGIEVEATKESIFSIDQNLWGRSVEAGILEDPWVAPPKEAYKWTVAPEEAPDQPVEVTIEFEQGRPIAVDGKEMDGADLILHLNKIGGENGVGRIDHVENRLVGIKSREIYEAPAAVILHNAHRELEYLTLSRQALRFKTFISQTCSDIIYDGLWYSSFHQDLMGFVEKNQRFVSGTVRVSLYKGNHTVTGLKSEHSLYSPELATYEEGDQFPHETALGFIRIHGLAQQTQARQQLLKGEPSSKPTRIMPPSQSDKS, translated from the coding sequence GTGGCAAGAGAAAAAGTAGTTTTGGCTTACAGTGGCGGCCTGGATACTTCCGTGGCTGTTAAGTGGATCAATGAAAAATATGACATGGACGTGATCACTTATACCTGTGATCTCGGCCAGGGTCGCGATGTGGATGGAATCAAAGAAAAAGCGATCAAAACCGGTGCTGTGGAAGCAGTCATCGAAGATACAAAAAACATGTTTGTTGATTTCTTCGTCTGGCCTTCGCTGATGGCGGGGACCATGTATGAAGGCAAGTATCCACTGGCGACCGCACTTGGACGGCCGCTGATTGCACACCGTATGGTCGAAGTCGCCAAGGAACATGGTGCGACGGCTGTAGCCCATGGTTGTACGGGAAAAGGGAACGACCAGGTCCGGTTTGATGTTTCCTTTCAAACCCTGGCACCACAGTTGAAAATCATTGCTCCCGTGCGTGAATGGAAATGGACGCGAACGGAAGAACTGCAGTACGCGAAAGAGCATGGCATTGAAGTCGAAGCGACGAAAGAGAGCATCTTCAGTATCGATCAGAATCTGTGGGGGCGTTCTGTGGAAGCCGGGATTTTGGAAGATCCCTGGGTGGCACCTCCCAAAGAAGCTTACAAATGGACGGTGGCGCCAGAAGAGGCTCCTGATCAGCCTGTAGAAGTGACGATTGAATTCGAACAGGGACGTCCGATTGCCGTTGATGGCAAGGAGATGGATGGCGCTGATCTGATTCTGCACTTGAACAAAATTGGCGGAGAAAATGGCGTCGGTCGGATCGACCATGTTGAAAACCGTCTGGTAGGGATCAAGAGCCGCGAAATTTATGAAGCTCCGGCTGCTGTGATTCTGCATAACGCACATCGTGAACTGGAATACCTGACGCTCAGCAGGCAGGCACTACGGTTCAAAACGTTTATCAGTCAGACCTGTAGCGACATCATTTATGACGGTCTCTGGTATAGCTCTTTCCATCAGGACTTAATGGGATTTGTTGAAAAGAACCAGCGATTTGTCTCGGGTACGGTGCGTGTTTCTCTGTATAAAGGAAACCACACAGTCACCGGTTTGAAGAGTGAGCATAGTCTCTATAGCCCGGAACTGGCCACGTATGAGGAAGGCGATCAGTTTCCTCATGAGACGGCACTGGGATTCATCCGGATTCATGGACTGGCACAACAGACTCAGGCACGTCAACAGTTATTGAAAGGGGAGCCCAGTTCAAAGCCAACTCGGATTATGCCTCCCAGTCAATCTGACAAATCCTGA
- a CDS encoding metallophosphoesterase family protein: protein MMDQTTQKGRTFAIGDIHGCDVALGTILYHLELTRDDTFICLGDAVDRGPGTKHVIEILLDLKATCKLVMIKGNHEEMMLDGMNGGHWESTWLQHGGKEALDSYGGRYDLVPEEHRIFMATALDYYQTETDIFVHATAVPGVPLEDLTPQELRWDRLKGDEEPDPSGRRIICGHTAQKSGKPLVFDGWVCLDTAAYRGNYLTAIDVHTNELFQAKQSGKYRDGRTLKRYQMK from the coding sequence ATGATGGATCAAACGACACAGAAAGGACGGACGTTTGCAATCGGTGATATTCACGGTTGCGATGTTGCGTTGGGAACGATTCTGTATCATCTCGAGTTGACTCGGGATGATACCTTTATCTGTCTGGGTGATGCCGTTGATCGCGGTCCCGGTACGAAGCATGTCATTGAGATTCTGCTCGATCTGAAGGCGACCTGCAAATTAGTGATGATCAAAGGTAATCACGAAGAGATGATGCTGGACGGTATGAACGGCGGTCATTGGGAGTCAACGTGGTTGCAGCATGGCGGCAAGGAAGCCCTCGATTCCTACGGCGGCCGTTACGATCTGGTTCCTGAAGAGCATCGTATTTTTATGGCGACGGCTCTGGATTACTATCAGACCGAGACAGATATTTTTGTGCATGCGACGGCTGTACCCGGCGTGCCTTTGGAAGATCTGACTCCTCAGGAACTGCGTTGGGACCGTCTCAAAGGTGACGAAGAGCCGGACCCGTCCGGACGACGTATCATTTGCGGGCATACGGCGCAGAAATCTGGGAAGCCGCTGGTGTTCGATGGTTGGGTCTGTCTCGATACCGCCGCCTATCGCGGGAATTATTTAACCGCGATTGATGTACACACCAACGAACTTTTCCAGGCCAAGCAGAGCGGGAAATATCGTGATGGCAGAACGCTGAAACGCTACCAGATGAAGTAG
- a CDS encoding aldehyde dehydrogenase family protein codes for MKMFCAGQWQDTKQTINVTNSFDQSIIDTVPKGSGEDIAKAVTVLEQGARIMKAMTPYDRSLILQKAADLLLQHQDEFARTISLEVGKVLAESQVETSRSAEVIRLSGEEARRMTGEMIPLEGNAGGNNKVGFTLRVPCGIVAAITPFNFPLNLVCHKVGPAIAAGNAILIKPASDTPLSALKLTEILLEAGLPPEAIACVTGPGGEIGRAICTDTRIRKISFTGSYEVGTKICEMAGMKRVTMELGSNSPVVIMDDADLDKATTAITMAGYANAGQVCISAQRILTSSAVKSDFVDLLKSKVENLTTGNQLEDSTKIGPMVRESDATRVEEWVNEAVSQGARLVCGGQRQGAIFAPTILDETKPDMLVVKDEIFGPAVALSYFNDVNEAIAMANDTTYGLSAGIFTQDIDRAMKFARQVDSGNIHINWSSQWRADAMPYGGLKHSGTGKEGPKYAIQEMSEEKMVVMHLAD; via the coding sequence ATGAAAATGTTTTGTGCTGGCCAATGGCAGGATACCAAACAGACCATCAACGTCACCAACTCATTCGATCAATCGATCATAGACACTGTTCCCAAGGGGAGTGGTGAAGACATCGCAAAGGCGGTCACAGTGCTGGAGCAGGGCGCCCGCATCATGAAAGCCATGACTCCCTATGATCGCAGTCTGATTTTGCAAAAAGCAGCTGATCTGCTGCTCCAGCATCAAGACGAATTTGCCCGCACGATCAGTCTGGAAGTCGGCAAGGTTCTGGCAGAGAGTCAGGTCGAAACCAGTCGCAGCGCCGAAGTGATTCGACTGTCAGGTGAAGAAGCCCGCCGCATGACCGGTGAAATGATTCCCCTGGAAGGAAATGCCGGGGGAAATAATAAAGTTGGTTTCACGCTCCGCGTCCCCTGTGGTATTGTGGCCGCGATTACACCGTTCAACTTCCCTCTGAACCTGGTCTGTCACAAAGTGGGTCCCGCGATTGCCGCTGGAAATGCGATTTTGATTAAGCCCGCCAGTGATACGCCACTCTCAGCTTTGAAACTCACGGAGATTCTGCTCGAAGCCGGCCTGCCTCCGGAAGCGATTGCCTGCGTCACAGGGCCGGGAGGAGAAATCGGACGCGCCATCTGCACCGATACCAGGATTCGAAAAATCAGTTTCACTGGCAGCTATGAAGTGGGAACCAAAATCTGCGAAATGGCCGGTATGAAACGGGTGACGATGGAACTGGGCAGCAACAGCCCGGTTGTCATAATGGATGATGCCGATCTCGACAAAGCGACGACTGCAATTACGATGGCTGGATATGCGAATGCCGGTCAGGTTTGTATTTCCGCACAACGCATTTTGACGTCTTCAGCGGTCAAATCAGATTTTGTCGATCTGCTGAAGTCCAAAGTCGAGAATCTGACCACCGGCAATCAGCTGGAAGATTCGACCAAAATCGGCCCGATGGTTCGTGAATCAGATGCGACCCGTGTCGAAGAATGGGTTAATGAAGCCGTCAGCCAGGGAGCCCGTTTAGTCTGTGGCGGACAGCGACAGGGTGCCATTTTTGCCCCGACGATTCTGGATGAAACCAAGCCGGACATGCTGGTCGTCAAAGATGAAATTTTTGGACCTGCCGTCGCACTCTCCTACTTCAACGATGTCAACGAAGCCATCGCCATGGCCAACGATACGACCTACGGACTTTCTGCCGGCATCTTTACCCAGGACATTGACCGGGCCATGAAATTCGCCCGGCAAGTTGACAGTGGAAACATCCACATCAACTGGTCCAGTCAGTGGCGAGCCGACGCGATGCCTTACGGCGGTTTAAAGCATAGCGGAACCGGCAAAGAAGGTCCTAAATATGCGATTCAGGAAATGAGCGAAGAAAAGATGGTGGTCATGCATCTGGCCGATTAA
- the rlmN gene encoding 23S rRNA (adenine(2503)-C(2))-methyltransferase RlmN: MLPSENDVTQPSSIEACSLPLITDLTRDQLAQWCIEHDSSSYRADQIRRWIFTKRVNDFDAMHDISKKFRDLLKENFRLFSTTIVKHQTSKDRTEKLLLELHDGHHVECVLMREPKRNTVCISTQVGCAMGCVFCASGLLGLTRNLTMGEILEQILRLDRVIGEDERISNIVVMGIGEPLANLPALIPALDTLNHKGGMGIGARKITVSTVGLPAKIRELADVNKSYILAVSLHAPNDKLRDQIVPTNNKIGIQKIMDATDYYYVTTGRRVTFEYILLAGVNDSPAHAHELAGLLKHRNAHVNLIPANGVEETGYQSPTTADVDRFFMTLAKGGVNVTVRKRKGDDIDAACGQLRLNREKEKDLVQVQ; the protein is encoded by the coding sequence ATGCTGCCCTCCGAAAATGATGTCACACAGCCTTCCTCAATAGAAGCCTGTTCACTTCCGTTGATTACTGACCTGACCCGCGATCAGCTTGCCCAGTGGTGCATTGAGCACGACTCTTCCTCTTATCGCGCAGACCAGATTCGACGCTGGATCTTCACCAAACGCGTGAACGATTTTGATGCGATGCACGACATTTCCAAGAAGTTTCGTGATCTGCTCAAAGAGAACTTTCGCCTGTTTTCCACCACCATCGTCAAACATCAAACGTCAAAGGATCGCACAGAAAAACTACTACTTGAGCTTCACGACGGTCATCATGTGGAATGTGTGCTGATGCGCGAGCCCAAGCGAAATACCGTCTGTATCAGTACGCAGGTCGGCTGTGCAATGGGCTGTGTCTTCTGTGCCAGCGGTTTACTGGGGCTGACCCGCAATCTGACCATGGGAGAAATCCTGGAACAGATCCTGCGGCTGGACCGGGTGATCGGCGAAGATGAACGCATCTCGAATATCGTCGTGATGGGTATTGGAGAACCATTGGCCAATTTGCCCGCTTTGATCCCCGCGCTGGATACTTTGAATCACAAAGGCGGCATGGGAATTGGTGCGAGGAAAATTACTGTCTCGACTGTAGGACTTCCAGCTAAAATTCGAGAACTGGCGGACGTCAATAAATCGTATATTCTCGCCGTTTCCCTGCATGCTCCCAACGATAAGCTGCGCGATCAGATCGTTCCCACGAACAATAAAATCGGCATCCAGAAAATCATGGATGCAACCGACTATTATTACGTCACCACTGGCAGGCGCGTCACCTTTGAATACATTTTGCTGGCAGGCGTCAATGACAGCCCTGCACATGCACACGAGTTGGCCGGCCTGTTAAAACATCGCAATGCCCATGTGAATCTGATCCCTGCGAACGGAGTCGAAGAAACAGGCTACCAGAGCCCCACAACGGCCGACGTGGATCGTTTCTTCATGACGCTCGCCAAGGGAGGTGTCAACGTAACCGTCCGTAAACGAAAAGGGGACGATATCGACGCCGCCTGCGGTCAACTACGTTTAAACCGCGAGAAAGAAAAAGACCTGGTTCAGGTTCAATAA
- a CDS encoding DegT/DnrJ/EryC1/StrS family aminotransferase produces MTNETPTPVPFINLVAQYQRIKDEVQEAVLKVFDDQAFVLGDEVAEFECDIAEYCDSRNAIGVASGTDALVLALMALEIGPGDEVITSPFTFFATGSSIARVGATPVFADIDPVSFNLCPNSIEDKITERTKAIMPVHIFGQCADMEPIWRNAVRNGIPVIEDAAQAIGAEYRGRRAGVLGTIGCFSFFPTKNLGGAGDGGLVTTDDPDLATRIRRLRVHGDLGGYQHAEIGINSRLDALQAAVLRVKLRHLDQWTAERQENARRYNALFRHYQLLDCIEPPTVLPDRRHVYNQYSIRVKGGQRDQVLQDLREKHTGCAIYYPRPLHMQQCFQYLGYQQGDLPATELITSECLALPIFSELNEFQQETVVRGIAESLGRLSSSQFPTLYSETPPASKAA; encoded by the coding sequence ATGACAAACGAGACCCCCACCCCTGTCCCCTTCATCAATCTTGTCGCCCAATACCAGAGAATTAAAGACGAAGTTCAGGAAGCAGTCCTGAAAGTATTTGATGATCAGGCATTCGTCCTGGGTGACGAAGTGGCAGAATTTGAATGTGATATCGCCGAATATTGCGATTCCCGAAATGCCATTGGAGTCGCCTCTGGTACAGATGCACTTGTGCTGGCATTAATGGCATTGGAAATCGGCCCTGGTGATGAAGTCATCACCAGCCCCTTTACCTTTTTCGCGACGGGAAGTTCCATCGCACGCGTTGGTGCCACGCCGGTCTTTGCTGACATTGATCCTGTCAGCTTCAACCTGTGTCCCAATTCGATTGAAGACAAAATTACGGAACGCACCAAAGCCATCATGCCGGTCCATATCTTCGGGCAATGTGCAGATATGGAACCGATCTGGCGAAATGCGGTTCGCAATGGCATTCCGGTGATTGAAGATGCCGCTCAAGCCATCGGTGCCGAATACCGCGGGCGACGTGCCGGTGTTCTCGGAACCATTGGCTGCTTCAGCTTTTTCCCCACGAAAAACCTGGGAGGTGCCGGAGATGGCGGGCTCGTCACAACTGACGATCCCGATCTGGCCACACGCATCAGACGCCTACGCGTTCATGGAGACCTGGGCGGATACCAGCACGCGGAAATCGGCATCAACAGCCGCCTTGACGCACTGCAGGCTGCTGTGCTGCGAGTCAAACTGCGACACCTGGATCAGTGGACCGCTGAGCGCCAGGAAAACGCACGACGCTACAATGCTTTGTTCCGCCATTATCAGCTGCTGGATTGCATCGAACCGCCAACGGTACTCCCCGATCGGCGACACGTTTACAACCAGTACAGTATTCGCGTCAAAGGCGGGCAGCGGGATCAGGTTCTCCAGGACTTGAGAGAAAAGCACACCGGCTGTGCTATCTACTATCCCCGTCCATTACATATGCAGCAATGCTTCCAATACCTGGGATATCAGCAGGGAGATCTGCCGGCAACAGAACTCATTACCAGCGAGTGCCTGGCACTGCCGATCTTCTCGGAACTGAATGAATTTCAACAGGAGACGGTGGTACGAGGAATCGCAGAAAGCTTGGGACGTCTTTCCTCTTCGCAGTTCCCAACACTCTATTCTGAAACACCCCCGGCTTCAAAAGCTGCTTAA
- a CDS encoding ferredoxin family protein, giving the protein MAHVVTEACFNCKYTDCVVVCPVECFYEGESMVYINPDECIDCEACVPECPVEAIFHEDNVPEKWQEYTQINAEKSQELPVITEKKDPLADC; this is encoded by the coding sequence ATGGCACACGTGGTTACAGAGGCTTGCTTCAATTGCAAATATACGGATTGTGTCGTGGTTTGCCCCGTAGAGTGCTTCTACGAAGGGGAATCAATGGTATATATCAATCCCGATGAGTGCATCGACTGCGAAGCATGCGTGCCTGAATGCCCGGTAGAAGCAATTTTTCATGAGGACAATGTTCCAGAAAAATGGCAGGAATACACTCAGATCAACGCCGAAAAATCACAGGAACTGCCCGTGATTACCGAAAAGAAAGATCCTTTGGCTGATTGCTAA